A stretch of Bacillus pseudomycoides DNA encodes these proteins:
- a CDS encoding nucleotide pyrophosphohydrolase: protein MEQKTMKDMQKEVDAYISQFKEGYFSPLAMMARLTEEMGELAREVNHYYGEKPKKTTEKERTIEEELGDVLFVMICMANSLHIDLETAHNIVMNKFNTRDKDRWTRIDEGEKE, encoded by the coding sequence ATGGAACAAAAAACGATGAAAGATATGCAGAAGGAAGTAGATGCATATATTAGTCAATTTAAAGAAGGTTATTTTAGTCCGCTTGCAATGATGGCTCGCCTGACAGAAGAGATGGGTGAACTTGCAAGGGAAGTGAATCACTATTATGGTGAGAAACCGAAGAAAACAACTGAAAAAGAACGAACAATTGAAGAAGAACTTGGAGATGTATTATTTGTTATGATTTGCATGGCAAATAGCTTACATATTGATTTAGAAACAGCACATAACATTGTGATGAATAAATTTAATACACGTGATAAAGATCGCTGGACACGTATTGACGAGGGAGAGAAAGAATAA
- a CDS encoding DUF1405 domain-containing protein — MAYLYALLRQRSVLLFLLITNILGTIYGFIWYGDQLMETSVIFWPFVPDSPIASFFFVFVLLAFLYNKNWGLIEAFAIVSLMKYGIWAVVVNGIMFVVKGELGFISYMLVFSHFAMAVQGLLYAPFYRIKKWHFIVVSIWTLHNDVIDYLFWQMPRYGIMHLFVEQIGYFTFWLSIVVLAITYYYCLSRNRKRFSL; from the coding sequence GACAGCGTTCCGTTTTATTATTTTTGCTCATCACTAACATTTTAGGGACAATATATGGATTTATTTGGTATGGAGATCAATTGATGGAAACTTCAGTCATATTTTGGCCATTCGTTCCTGATAGTCCGATTGCAAGTTTCTTTTTTGTTTTTGTGTTACTGGCCTTTTTATACAATAAAAATTGGGGGTTAATAGAAGCTTTTGCAATCGTTTCCTTAATGAAATATGGTATATGGGCTGTTGTTGTAAATGGTATTATGTTTGTGGTTAAGGGAGAACTTGGGTTTATCAGTTATATGTTGGTGTTTTCTCATTTTGCAATGGCCGTGCAAGGTCTACTGTATGCCCCGTTTTATCGTATAAAAAAATGGCATTTTATTGTGGTGAGCATATGGACGTTACATAATGATGTAATTGATTATTTGTTTTGGCAAATGCCGAGATATGGTATCATGCATTTGTTTGTAGAACAAATTGGTTATTTTACATTTTGGCTAAGTATTGTTGTGCTAGCTATTACATATTATTATTGTTTAAGCAGGAATCGAAAGCGATTTTCGCTATGA
- a CDS encoding TIGR01906 family membrane protein: MKENKLGIRVLDSFINSIVAYCIAFFIFALATTIVVYGKWLYYADINFLNIPDLANMTELEIKKNYDALITYLSPFYQGALQFPTLDMSTNGRVHFVDVKNILVNIQYGMCMALVIALLGGWYLLRKRKTRFLLHGAILTIIFPIALVLPIIINFEKSFVLFHKLLFSNDYWQFDSEKDPVILMLPEQFFMHAACAILLFILCGSAVCYFTYRYLRKKERASMNHLSS; the protein is encoded by the coding sequence ATGAAGGAAAATAAGCTAGGGATAAGGGTGTTAGATAGTTTTATAAATTCCATTGTTGCATACTGTATAGCATTTTTTATTTTTGCACTTGCGACTACAATTGTTGTATACGGAAAATGGTTATACTATGCAGATATAAACTTTTTAAATATACCAGATTTGGCTAATATGACAGAGCTAGAGATTAAGAAAAATTATGATGCACTAATTACGTATCTCTCGCCTTTTTACCAAGGGGCATTACAGTTTCCTACATTAGATATGTCAACAAATGGAAGGGTTCATTTTGTTGATGTGAAAAATATTTTAGTGAACATTCAATATGGAATGTGTATGGCGCTCGTGATCGCTTTACTGGGCGGGTGGTATTTATTACGTAAACGAAAAACGAGATTTTTATTACATGGCGCAATTTTGACCATTATATTTCCGATTGCGCTTGTTTTGCCTATTATAATTAATTTTGAAAAGAGCTTTGTTCTATTTCATAAACTTCTTTTTAGTAATGATTATTGGCAGTTTGATAGCGAAAAGGATCCTGTTATTCTCATGTTACCAGAACAATTTTTCATGCATGCAGCATGTGCAATTTTGTTATTCATTTTATGCGGTAGTGCTGTTTGTTATTTTACGTATCGCTATTTACGAAAAAAGGAAAGAGCTTCTATGAACCATCTTAGTTCATAA
- the mgsA gene encoding methylglyoxal synthase, whose protein sequence is MKIALIAHDKKKDDMVSFAYAYKPIFEQHELFATGTTGLRIMEATGLAVTRYQSGPLGGDQEVGAMIAKNDLDMVIFFRDPLTAQPHEPDVNALLRLCDVYAIPLATNMASAEMLMHALDRGDLDYRKLRK, encoded by the coding sequence ATGAAAATTGCTTTAATTGCACATGACAAAAAGAAAGATGATATGGTTTCGTTTGCATACGCATATAAACCGATTTTTGAACAACATGAACTTTTTGCGACGGGAACAACCGGGTTGCGCATTATGGAGGCGACTGGACTCGCTGTTACAAGATATCAATCTGGTCCTCTTGGTGGTGACCAAGAGGTTGGTGCAATGATTGCGAAAAATGATTTAGACATGGTAATTTTCTTCCGAGATCCGCTAACAGCACAACCACATGAACCAGATGTAAATGCATTGCTTCGTTTATGTGATGTGTATGCAATTCCGCTTGCAACGAACATGGCAAGTGCTGAAATGTTAATGCATGCATTAGATCGGGGAGATTTGGACTATCGAAAGTTAAGAAAATGA
- the bshA gene encoding N-acetyl-alpha-D-glucosaminyl L-malate synthase BshA, producing the protein MKLKIGITCYPSVGGSGVVGTELGKQLAERGHEIHFITSGVPFRLNKVYPNIYFHEVTVNQYSVFQYPPYDLALASKMAEVAQRENLDILHVHYAIPHAICAYLAKQMIGDNIKIVTTLHGTDITVLGSDPSLNNLIRFGIEQSDVVTAVSHSLIQETNELIKPNKEIQTVYNFIDERVYFKRDMSQLKKEYGIREGEKILIHISNFRKVKRVQDVVQAFAEIVKEVDAKLLLVGDGPEFCTILQLVKSLHIEERVLFLGKQDNVAELLAMSDLMLLLSEKESFGLVLLEAMACGVPCIGTRVGGIPEVIQHGETGYICEVGDTFGIAKQAIQLLKNEETHRNMAKRAMEAVYEQFRSEKIVSQYEAIYYDILRDDKNETI; encoded by the coding sequence ATGAAATTGAAAATAGGTATTACATGTTATCCTTCTGTCGGTGGTTCTGGAGTGGTGGGAACGGAACTTGGAAAGCAACTAGCTGAACGAGGTCACGAGATCCACTTTATTACATCGGGTGTTCCATTCCGATTAAATAAAGTATATCCAAATATTTATTTTCACGAAGTAACAGTCAATCAATATTCTGTTTTTCAATATCCACCGTACGATTTAGCGTTAGCAAGTAAAATGGCGGAAGTTGCACAGAGAGAAAACCTTGATATTTTACACGTGCATTATGCAATACCGCATGCCATTTGTGCATATTTAGCGAAACAAATGATTGGGGACAATATTAAGATTGTTACAACGTTGCATGGAACGGATATTACTGTACTTGGATCAGATCCATCGCTAAATAATTTAATACGCTTTGGTATTGAACAGTCTGATGTTGTGACAGCCGTATCCCATTCGTTAATTCAAGAAACGAATGAACTTATAAAGCCAAACAAAGAAATTCAGACAGTATATAATTTTATCGATGAACGTGTCTATTTTAAGCGAGATATGTCACAACTCAAGAAAGAATATGGTATACGCGAAGGTGAAAAAATACTCATTCATATTTCGAATTTCCGCAAGGTCAAGCGTGTACAAGATGTTGTTCAGGCGTTCGCGGAAATTGTAAAGGAAGTAGACGCGAAATTACTCCTTGTTGGTGATGGTCCAGAGTTCTGTACAATTTTACAATTGGTGAAAAGCTTACATATTGAAGAGCGTGTATTATTTTTAGGAAAACAGGATAATGTTGCAGAGCTTCTTGCTATGAGCGATTTAATGTTACTTTTATCGGAAAAAGAAAGCTTTGGTCTTGTTTTACTAGAAGCAATGGCTTGTGGTGTGCCGTGTATTGGAACGCGGGTTGGGGGCATTCCAGAGGTTATTCAACATGGTGAAACAGGATATATATGCGAAGTTGGTGATACGTTTGGGATAGCCAAACAAGCGATTCAATTGCTTAAGAATGAAGAAACTCATCGAAATATGGCAAAGCGAGCAATGGAAGCAGTATATGAGCAATTTCGTTCAGAAAAAATTGTTTCACAATATGAAGCGATTTATTATGACATACTAAGGGATGACAAAAATGAAACGATTTAA
- a CDS encoding uracil-DNA glycosylase: protein MKMKYPDSLVEHVKGRSVNYALEGFLCGQGPEKPKLMLVGEAPGETEIHNGIPFSGRAGKELMGFLERIGLTREEVYITSAVRSRPYKWREKRERNGQVVQKKYNRTPNQGEILVHAPLLDYELERVQAPVIVTLGNIALKRLVGNDKKITDVHGQLLKQPVQKLKNNQSTDFTWTEKRYNVFPTFHPASIFYNRSLLDLIYEDLEKLREYI, encoded by the coding sequence ATGAAAATGAAATATCCAGATTCATTGGTGGAGCATGTGAAAGGCCGTAGTGTTAATTATGCATTAGAGGGGTTTTTATGTGGACAAGGTCCCGAAAAGCCGAAACTGATGCTTGTTGGAGAAGCTCCTGGAGAAACTGAAATTCATAACGGAATTCCGTTTAGCGGGAGGGCAGGTAAGGAGTTAATGGGATTTTTAGAACGGATTGGTCTGACAAGAGAGGAGGTTTATATTACAAGTGCCGTTCGGAGCCGACCGTATAAATGGAGAGAAAAGAGAGAGCGAAACGGACAAGTTGTTCAGAAGAAATATAACCGAACACCAAATCAAGGAGAAATACTTGTGCATGCTCCTTTGTTAGACTATGAATTAGAACGGGTTCAGGCGCCGGTTATTGTAACTCTTGGAAATATTGCATTAAAACGTTTGGTAGGAAATGATAAAAAAATCACAGATGTTCATGGCCAATTATTAAAGCAACCGGTGCAGAAATTGAAGAATAATCAAAGTACAGATTTTACATGGACTGAGAAAAGGTATAATGTTTTTCCAACATTTCATCCAGCCTCTATTTTTTATAATAGGAGCTTGTTGGATCTGATTTATGAGGATTTAGAGAAGTTGAGGGAGTACATATAG
- the dapB gene encoding 4-hydroxy-tetrahydrodipicolinate reductase, which produces MENIKVIIAGPRGRMGHEAVLLMERTPHFQLVAAVDYKHGGEKISNLPGMPALDAPIYADLHTCLNEVEADVLLDLTTPEVGKKHVTLAVEHGIRSVIGTTGFTEEELQHLTDTAKEKQVGTIIAPNFAIGAVLMMKFSQMAAKYFQDVEVIELHHDQKLDAPSGTAVKTVDLIRQNRAPKQQGHPNETEQLKGARGANVDGIHIHSVRLPGLIAHQEVLFGGDGQMLTVRHDSFNRASFMSGVKLSIETVMNLDHLVYGLENIID; this is translated from the coding sequence ATGGAAAATATTAAAGTAATTATTGCAGGGCCAAGAGGACGTATGGGGCATGAGGCAGTCCTTCTTATGGAAAGAACACCACATTTTCAGTTAGTAGCAGCAGTTGATTATAAGCATGGTGGTGAAAAAATTTCAAACCTTCCAGGCATGCCTGCATTAGATGCACCAATCTATGCTGATTTACATACTTGTTTAAATGAAGTGGAAGCAGATGTATTACTAGATTTAACGACACCAGAAGTCGGGAAAAAACACGTTACACTTGCAGTTGAACATGGTATTCGGTCAGTTATCGGTACGACAGGGTTTACAGAAGAAGAACTTCAGCATTTGACAGATACTGCAAAAGAAAAACAAGTCGGCACTATTATTGCTCCGAACTTTGCGATTGGTGCAGTACTTATGATGAAGTTTTCTCAAATGGCAGCGAAATATTTCCAAGATGTTGAAGTGATTGAATTGCATCACGATCAAAAATTAGATGCACCATCAGGTACAGCTGTAAAAACGGTAGATTTAATTCGTCAAAATCGTGCACCAAAACAACAAGGTCATCCAAATGAAACGGAACAATTAAAAGGAGCGCGTGGTGCAAATGTGGATGGGATTCATATTCATAGCGTACGCTTACCAGGGCTGATTGCACATCAAGAAGTATTATTTGGCGGAGATGGCCAAATGTTAACGGTTCGTCATGACTCATTCAACCGAGCATCATTTATGTCTGGAGTAAAATTATCTATTGAAACAGTAATGAATCTTGATCATCTTGTATACGGTTTAGAGAATATCATTGATTAA
- a CDS encoding YitT family protein: MKTNLKIQNIIFILLGSAIFSFGIVNINIENHLAEGGFTGITLLLYFLFSLDPSYTNLILNIPIFFVGWKLLGRTTFLYTLIGTFSVSLFLWIFQRYESLNLHLNLQNDMTLAALFAGAFIGIGLGIIFKYGGTTGGVDIIARLAHKYIGWSMGKTMFMFDAVVIVVSILTYLSYREGMYTLVAVFIGAKVIDFMQEGAYAAKGATIISDKNDEIAAKILSEMERGATFLKAVGSYTKIERNVLYCVVAKNEIVKLKNIITSVDPHAFVAVSDVHDVVGEGFTLDENKNPLHN; this comes from the coding sequence ATGAAAACCAACTTAAAGATTCAAAACATTATATTTATTTTGCTTGGTTCCGCTATCTTCTCTTTTGGTATCGTTAATATTAATATTGAAAACCACTTGGCAGAAGGTGGATTTACAGGCATTACGCTATTATTATATTTTCTATTTTCACTCGATCCCTCTTATACAAACTTAATCTTAAACATCCCAATCTTTTTCGTCGGTTGGAAATTGCTTGGTCGAACAACTTTCCTGTACACATTAATTGGAACGTTTAGTGTCTCCTTATTTCTATGGATTTTCCAGCGTTATGAGTCACTAAATCTACATTTGAACTTACAAAACGATATGACATTAGCAGCGTTGTTCGCCGGAGCATTTATCGGGATTGGACTAGGAATTATATTCAAATATGGAGGAACAACTGGTGGTGTCGATATTATCGCCCGATTAGCACATAAGTATATCGGCTGGAGTATGGGAAAGACAATGTTTATGTTTGATGCTGTTGTCATCGTCGTTTCAATTCTTACATACTTATCGTATCGCGAAGGCATGTATACGTTAGTTGCTGTCTTTATCGGCGCAAAAGTAATTGATTTTATGCAAGAAGGAGCATATGCAGCAAAAGGAGCCACCATTATTTCTGACAAAAATGACGAAATTGCAGCTAAAATTTTATCTGAAATGGAACGCGGTGCGACTTTCTTGAAAGCAGTTGGTTCCTATACAAAGATTGAACGAAATGTACTCTATTGTGTTGTTGCGAAAAATGAAATCGTAAAATTAAAAAATATTATTACTTCTGTAGATCCCCATGCATTTGTTGCAGTGAGTGACGTACATGATGTAGTTGGTGAAGGATTTACATTAGATGAGAATAAAAACCCCTTACACAATTAA
- a CDS encoding zinc metallopeptidase, whose product MAFYLVYFAIIMIIPLYAQSKVRSAYSKYSQVYSTSGMTGAEVARKILDENGLYNVAVEETPGHLSDHYDPTAKTVRLSTDNYYGHSVAGTAVAAHEVGHAIQDAKDYKFMRFRHSLVPVANFGSNMSWVFIMIGIFATMSKLLLLGIVLMAAGVVFQLVTLPVEFDASKRAMQQIEALGIVSTDEYGQARKVLNAAALTYVAAAAVAVFELLRLVLVYTGMQRSDD is encoded by the coding sequence ATGGCTTTTTATTTGGTGTATTTCGCGATCATTATGATCATACCGTTGTATGCACAATCAAAAGTACGCAGTGCTTATAGTAAGTATTCGCAAGTGTATTCAACATCGGGTATGACAGGAGCGGAAGTAGCTCGAAAAATTTTAGATGAAAATGGTTTATATAACGTAGCTGTAGAAGAAACACCAGGGCATTTGTCAGATCACTATGATCCAACAGCTAAAACGGTTCGCTTGTCAACTGATAACTATTATGGTCATTCAGTTGCTGGAACAGCTGTAGCAGCTCATGAAGTAGGGCATGCGATTCAAGATGCGAAAGATTATAAATTTATGCGTTTTCGCCATTCCCTAGTTCCTGTTGCAAACTTCGGATCGAATATGTCATGGGTGTTTATTATGATTGGTATATTTGCAACGATGTCAAAATTGTTGTTATTAGGAATTGTTTTAATGGCAGCAGGTGTAGTTTTCCAACTTGTTACATTACCGGTTGAGTTTGATGCTTCAAAACGTGCGATGCAGCAAATTGAAGCACTTGGAATTGTATCAACAGATGAATATGGGCAAGCTCGTAAAGTATTGAACGCAGCAGCATTAACATACGTGGCAGCGGCGGCGGTAGCAGTATTTGAACTACTTCGTCTCGTATTAGTTTACACAGGTATGCAACGTAGCGATGATTAA
- a CDS encoding biotin--[acetyl-CoA-carboxylase] ligase, which translates to MQSTIRKQLLQVFSEADGEFVSGQTISDKLGCSRTAVWKHMEDLRSEGYELEAVRRLGYRIASKPDKVTANEIQLGLQTEFIGRTVYFEESVESTQHIAAKLAYEGVAEGTIVVAEEQTAGRGRLSRKWHSPKGTGIWMSIILRPAIPVHHAPQLTLLAAVSVAQAIEKCTGVNVGIKWPNDILIEGKKAVGILTEMQADPDKINAVIMGIGINANQSKEHFADEIKEIATSLAIESGKPIVRAELMQQIFLQMEKLYQEYVKNGFSVIKLLWESYAISIGKEITARTMKDTITGIAKGITADGVLMLEDHTGQIHHIHSADIEIK; encoded by the coding sequence ATGCAATCTACTATAAGAAAACAATTATTACAAGTTTTTTCTGAAGCAGATGGCGAATTTGTATCTGGTCAAACAATTAGTGACAAGCTTGGCTGCTCAAGAACAGCTGTTTGGAAACATATGGAGGACCTTCGCAGTGAAGGGTATGAATTAGAAGCTGTACGTCGCCTTGGCTATCGGATTGCTAGTAAGCCGGATAAAGTAACAGCCAACGAAATTCAATTAGGTTTACAGACAGAATTCATAGGGAGAACTGTCTATTTTGAAGAATCTGTAGAGTCTACGCAGCATATTGCGGCAAAACTTGCGTATGAAGGGGTAGCTGAGGGAACAATCGTCGTTGCGGAAGAACAAACAGCCGGCCGTGGTCGCTTGAGTAGAAAATGGCATTCGCCAAAAGGAACGGGAATTTGGATGAGTATTATTTTGCGTCCAGCTATTCCTGTTCATCATGCCCCTCAACTTACTTTGTTAGCAGCTGTTAGTGTGGCACAAGCGATTGAAAAATGTACAGGTGTGAATGTGGGAATTAAATGGCCAAATGATATTTTGATTGAAGGAAAAAAGGCTGTTGGTATTTTAACAGAGATGCAGGCTGATCCAGATAAGATTAATGCTGTTATTATGGGAATTGGAATTAATGCAAATCAAAGCAAAGAACATTTTGCAGATGAGATTAAAGAAATTGCAACATCTTTAGCAATTGAATCAGGAAAACCAATTGTGCGAGCAGAGCTTATGCAACAGATCTTTTTACAGATGGAAAAATTATATCAAGAATATGTAAAAAATGGCTTTTCAGTTATTAAACTTCTATGGGAAAGCTATGCGATAAGCATTGGGAAAGAAATTACAGCTCGAACGATGAAAGATACGATTACAGGTATAGCAAAAGGGATTACAGCAGATGGTGTACTGATGTTAGAAGATCATACAGGTCAAATTCATCATATTCATTCTGCTGATATAGAAATTAAGTAA
- the bshB1 gene encoding bacillithiol biosynthesis deacetylase BshB1 yields the protein MSGLHILAFGAHADDVEIGMAGTIVKYMKQGYKVGICDLTEADLSSNGTVELRKEEAQKAARIMGVETRINLAMPDRGLYMKEEYIREIVKIIRMYKPTLIFAPYYEDRHPDHANCAKLVEEAIFSAGVRKYMPEFSPHRVQSFYYYMINGFHKPNFCIDISEHVSEKVAALEAYESQFTTGSDGVKTPLTEGYVETVIAREKMFGKEVGVMYAEGFMSKKPVLLHADLIGGCK from the coding sequence ATGAGTGGATTACATATATTAGCGTTTGGTGCTCATGCCGATGATGTTGAAATCGGCATGGCAGGCACTATTGTAAAATATATGAAACAAGGATATAAAGTTGGCATTTGTGATTTAACAGAAGCTGATTTATCTTCAAACGGAACGGTGGAATTAAGAAAAGAAGAAGCGCAGAAAGCTGCTCGGATTATGGGAGTTGAAACGCGAATTAATTTAGCGATGCCAGACCGTGGTTTGTATATGAAAGAAGAATATATACGTGAAATCGTAAAGATTATTCGTATGTATAAGCCAACGCTAATTTTTGCACCATATTATGAAGATCGTCACCCAGATCATGCGAATTGTGCAAAACTTGTGGAAGAAGCTATATTTTCAGCAGGTGTTCGCAAATATATGCCAGAATTTTCGCCGCACCGCGTGCAATCTTTTTATTATTATATGATTAATGGTTTTCATAAACCGAATTTCTGTATAGATATTAGTGAACATGTTTCTGAAAAAGTGGCAGCATTAGAAGCCTATGAAAGCCAATTTACAACTGGAAGTGATGGTGTGAAGACACCTTTAACGGAAGGATATGTCGAAACGGTAATCGCTCGCGAGAAAATGTTTGGAAAAGAAGTTGGAGTTATGTATGCCGAAGGATTTATGAGTAAGAAGCCGGTTTTATTACATGCTGATTTAATAGGAGGATGTAAATGA
- a CDS encoding CCA tRNA nucleotidyltransferase has protein sequence MKRFKQAGAIIETLKQHGHEAYFVGGSVRDFIINRPIGDIDIATSALPEEVMHLFPRHVPVGLEHGTVIVVQEGVPYEVTTFRTESNYEDFRRPSSVQFVRSLEEDLKRRDFTMNAIAMNEAGTIIDLFSGQEAIRNQEITTVGNAADRFQEDALRMMRGIRFVSTLGFSLEEKTKHAIEKYGHLLEHIAIERITVEFEKLLTGTHCVKGLQKLVETKLFTHLPYLQMSEERILEAAQYNWDYFETDIEAWAFFLYCIGEEHPSVFLRQWKFSNKKIKDIVAVMLAIRARKTKSWDAVFLYKTGIQVALMAERVYQTIIENYNMSSVDQVQRLFHSLPIQNRQEMNVSGNDLLSWTEKTPGPWVAEVLQKIEEEILQERLENEKEKIREWLHGCNLL, from the coding sequence ATGAAACGATTTAAACAAGCTGGAGCAATTATTGAGACATTAAAACAGCATGGGCATGAGGCGTATTTTGTTGGAGGAAGTGTGCGTGATTTCATTATTAATAGACCAATTGGTGATATTGATATTGCAACATCAGCTCTTCCAGAAGAGGTGATGCACTTATTCCCAAGACATGTCCCTGTAGGTCTTGAACATGGTACGGTGATTGTTGTTCAAGAAGGCGTTCCATATGAAGTGACAACGTTCCGAACAGAGAGTAATTATGAAGATTTTCGTAGACCAAGTAGTGTTCAGTTTGTTCGTTCATTAGAGGAAGATTTAAAGCGTCGAGATTTTACTATGAATGCGATTGCGATGAATGAAGCAGGGACAATTATTGATTTGTTTTCAGGGCAAGAGGCCATTCGTAATCAAGAAATTACAACAGTTGGGAATGCTGCGGATCGTTTTCAAGAAGATGCATTACGCATGATGCGCGGTATTCGCTTTGTTAGCACATTAGGATTCTCTTTGGAGGAAAAAACGAAGCATGCGATTGAAAAGTATGGGCATTTACTGGAACATATAGCGATTGAACGAATTACAGTTGAGTTTGAAAAGTTGTTGACAGGTACACATTGTGTAAAAGGGCTTCAAAAGCTAGTAGAGACAAAGTTATTTACTCACTTACCGTATTTACAAATGTCAGAAGAGAGAATTTTAGAAGCTGCGCAATATAACTGGGATTATTTTGAAACTGATATTGAGGCCTGGGCATTTTTCCTATATTGCATCGGAGAAGAACATCCATCAGTTTTCTTACGACAATGGAAGTTTTCAAATAAAAAAATAAAAGATATTGTCGCTGTTATGCTAGCTATTCGTGCTAGAAAAACAAAGTCATGGGATGCAGTTTTTCTATATAAAACAGGTATTCAAGTTGCTCTAATGGCAGAAAGAGTATATCAAACAATTATAGAGAATTATAATATGTCGTCAGTAGATCAAGTACAGAGGTTATTTCACTCACTACCCATTCAGAATCGTCAAGAAATGAATGTAAGTGGTAATGATTTATTAAGTTGGACAGAAAAAACGCCAGGACCATGGGTGGCAGAAGTTTTGCAAAAGATTGAAGAAGAAATTTTACAAGAACGATTAGAAAATGAGAAAGAGAAAATAAGGGAGTGGCTACACGGATGCAATCTACTATAA
- the ypjB gene encoding sporulation protein YpjB, protein MKRALIGMIACLIILFPVRIYGEEWNELTGLLDDSLQLVKQEEYEKATEVLQHFSEQFVLRENKKENKLTPTHFRVISLAYDKAQQSLEEESVDRQIKIDDVLALQLVVDAEVSKYQPLWIEREGRIMGAFAKVEKALQIEDDERFQQSLNTFLHEFGVIYPSLMIALPENQSQRVNAHLSYLDEFRNVMLKNKSGQTQLGIIKGDLQKIFQTAKKDEVDSSLIWFMTITGGLIFFTLTYVGWRKYKGEKAKRTSGIHSKNR, encoded by the coding sequence ATGAAGAGAGCCTTAATTGGAATGATAGCGTGTTTGATTATATTGTTTCCAGTACGTATATATGGTGAAGAATGGAATGAGTTGACGGGGCTATTAGATGATTCTTTGCAACTTGTAAAACAAGAAGAATATGAGAAAGCAACGGAAGTATTACAGCATTTCTCAGAGCAATTTGTATTACGAGAGAATAAAAAAGAGAATAAACTAACACCTACGCATTTTCGGGTAATTTCTTTAGCGTATGACAAAGCGCAACAATCACTTGAGGAAGAAAGTGTAGATCGTCAAATAAAAATAGATGATGTATTGGCATTACAACTGGTGGTAGATGCGGAAGTGTCTAAGTATCAACCGCTTTGGATAGAACGAGAAGGGCGTATTATGGGGGCTTTTGCTAAAGTAGAGAAGGCACTTCAAATAGAAGATGATGAACGATTCCAACAATCACTAAATACATTTTTACATGAATTTGGTGTGATTTATCCAAGTTTAATGATTGCGTTGCCAGAAAATCAATCACAGCGTGTAAATGCCCATCTATCGTATTTGGATGAATTTCGTAACGTTATGTTAAAAAATAAAAGTGGGCAAACGCAATTAGGAATTATAAAAGGGGATTTACAAAAAATATTTCAAACAGCAAAAAAAGATGAAGTGGATTCTTCTCTAATATGGTTTATGACAATTACAGGTGGCCTCATTTTTTTTACATTAACATACGTTGGCTGGAGAAAGTATAAGGGAGAGAAAGCAAAACGTACTAGTGGGATACATTCTAAAAACCGATAA